A single Nostoc sp. PCC 7107 DNA region contains:
- a CDS encoding DUF1499 domain-containing protein, producing the protein MIRSLTAIAQRHLLKITLVIFITIASSCILPTPTWADSSNLGVDHGHLTSCPSSPNCVVSQDADVEHSIDAIAYHTDRDTARATLLKVLTVVPRTEVIEQTDNYIHALSKSRIFKFVDDVEFYFPTDESVIHIRSASRVGQSDLGVNRRRLEQIRLALRDLNI; encoded by the coding sequence ATGATTCGTTCACTCACAGCGATCGCCCAGCGACATCTATTAAAGATTACTCTTGTAATATTTATCACCATAGCTAGTAGCTGCATCCTACCTACTCCTACTTGGGCAGATTCTTCTAACTTGGGAGTTGATCATGGTCATCTAACTTCTTGTCCAAGTTCTCCAAACTGCGTTGTTAGTCAAGACGCTGATGTCGAACATAGCATTGACGCGATCGCATATCATACAGACCGCGATACAGCACGAGCCACCTTACTCAAAGTTCTCACTGTTGTGCCGCGCACAGAGGTGATAGAACAGACAGATAATTACATCCACGCTCTTTCTAAAAGCCGGATATTCAAATTTGTTGATGATGTGGAGTTTTATTTTCCTACTGATGAGTCAGTGATTCATATTCGTTCTGCGTCTCGCGTTGGACAGTCTGATCTTGGTGTGAACCGCAGACGTTTAGAGCAAATTCGTTTAGCTCTGCGCGATTTAAATATTTAG
- the ftsH gene encoding ATP-dependent zinc metalloprotease FtsH gives MNQKRTPKSVAWSGALIASLMMLPNILGGTPALAQRAEREISYGELIKRTEKGEVKKVELDETEQTAKVYLQGQKPDTPPLQVRLLNQNTELINKLKAKNVDFGEVSSANSRAAVGLLINLMWILPLVALMLLFLRRSTNSSSQAMNFGKSRARFQMEAKTGVKFDDVAGVEEAKEELQEVVTFLKQPERFTAVGARIPKGVLLVGPPGTGKTLLAKAIAGEASVPFFSISGSEFVEMFVGVGASRVRDLFKKAKENAPCLIFIDEIDAVGRQRGAGIGGGNDEREQTLNQLLTEMDGFEGNTGIIIIAATNRPDVLDAALLRPGRFDRQVMVDAPDLKGRLEILQVHARNKKIDESVSLDAIARRTPGFTGADLANLLNEAAILTARRRKEAITILEINDAVDRVVAGMEGTPLVDSKIKRLIGYHEVGYAIVGTLLKDHDPVQKVSLIPRGQSRGLTWFTPDEEHFLMSRSQLKARITAVLGGRAAEEVIFGLPEITGGMRENRKLEYATSIARQMVTQYGMSEIGQFSLEAPNSEVFLGRDWMSKSEYSEEIASQIDRKVREIVSQCYDTAKRLIQENRTLVDHLVETLIEQETIDGEQFRQIVSEHQDKQVVDAVTVAVPN, from the coding sequence ATGAACCAAAAGCGAACGCCCAAATCTGTTGCTTGGTCTGGGGCGCTAATCGCCAGTTTAATGATGTTGCCAAATATTCTTGGCGGTACACCTGCCTTGGCACAAAGAGCAGAGCGCGAAATAAGTTATGGTGAGTTGATTAAAAGAACCGAAAAAGGCGAAGTCAAAAAAGTCGAGTTAGACGAAACCGAACAAACAGCCAAAGTATATTTACAAGGGCAGAAGCCAGATACACCACCTCTACAAGTCAGGCTTTTAAATCAAAATACAGAGTTAATTAATAAACTCAAAGCGAAAAACGTCGATTTTGGTGAGGTGTCTTCAGCTAACAGTCGAGCCGCAGTCGGTTTGTTAATTAACCTGATGTGGATTTTGCCTTTAGTAGCTTTAATGTTACTATTCCTGCGTCGTTCGACAAATTCTTCTAGCCAAGCCATGAACTTTGGCAAATCCAGAGCGCGGTTTCAAATGGAAGCCAAAACCGGCGTAAAATTTGACGATGTGGCAGGTGTTGAAGAAGCTAAAGAAGAACTCCAAGAAGTCGTTACTTTTTTGAAGCAGCCAGAAAGATTCACCGCTGTCGGCGCACGCATTCCTAAAGGTGTGTTGTTAGTTGGGCCGCCAGGAACAGGTAAAACCTTACTCGCAAAAGCGATCGCTGGGGAAGCTAGCGTACCATTTTTTAGTATTTCCGGCTCAGAATTTGTGGAAATGTTTGTTGGTGTGGGTGCTTCCCGTGTCCGCGATTTGTTTAAGAAAGCCAAAGAAAATGCGCCCTGTCTAATATTTATTGATGAAATCGACGCTGTAGGTAGACAACGGGGTGCGGGTATTGGTGGCGGTAACGATGAACGAGAACAAACTCTCAACCAGTTGCTGACCGAAATGGATGGTTTTGAAGGTAATACAGGCATCATTATTATTGCCGCTACCAACCGTCCCGATGTTTTAGACGCAGCCTTATTGCGTCCCGGACGTTTTGACAGACAAGTAATGGTTGATGCACCAGATTTAAAAGGGCGATTAGAAATATTGCAAGTTCACGCCCGTAATAAGAAAATTGACGAGAGTGTGTCATTAGATGCGATCGCTCGTCGCACACCTGGGTTTACTGGTGCAGATTTAGCCAACTTACTCAACGAAGCCGCCATTCTCACCGCCAGAAGACGCAAAGAGGCAATCACCATCTTAGAAATCAACGATGCAGTTGACCGAGTAGTTGCGGGGATGGAAGGTACACCCTTAGTAGATAGTAAAATTAAACGCTTAATTGGCTATCACGAAGTTGGCTATGCCATAGTCGGAACCTTGCTCAAAGACCATGACCCAGTACAAAAAGTATCCTTGATTCCGCGCGGACAATCACGGGGTTTAACTTGGTTCACTCCTGACGAAGAACATTTTTTAATGTCGCGATCGCAACTAAAAGCCAGAATTACCGCTGTCTTAGGTGGTAGAGCCGCCGAAGAAGTCATTTTTGGTTTACCGGAGATCACTGGCGGGATGCGCGAAAACCGCAAATTAGAATATGCTACATCCATAGCACGGCAGATGGTGACACAGTATGGGATGTCGGAAATCGGGCAATTTTCCTTAGAAGCTCCCAACAGTGAAGTATTTCTGGGGCGTGACTGGATGAGCAAATCCGAATATTCCGAAGAAATTGCCTCTCAAATTGATCGGAAAGTACGGGAAATTGTCAGCCAATGCTATGACACCGCAAAACGCCTGATTCAAGAAAACCGCACATTAGTTGACCATTTAGTAGAGACTTTGATTGAGCAAGAAACAATTGATGGAGAGCAATTTAGACAAATTGTCTCTGAACATCAGGATAAGCAAGTAGTGGATGCAGTGACTGTCGCTGTACCTAATTAA
- a CDS encoding phosphate/phosphite/phosphonate ABC transporter substrate-binding protein: MSERIKLRVVSHLAPNWFWFYEAIMAYIGRIVGVETQLQASKYDPLADPILLTEQLDLAFICGLPLVRYHQVVANQLQPIVAPVMEAPRYQNRPVYFTDVIVNANSYLYSFADLADKVLCYNDPGSNSGYNLLRHRLIQGKHPKRFFGKTIQSGFHQRSIRWVIEGLADCAGIDSVVLEQELRDCPDLSQHIRVVESIGPCPMPPLVAAQHLDQSLIQQVQAALLHPDAELQTAMQKVGVKRFATMDWSDYQAIATIYNTAIQAGYEVIG; this comes from the coding sequence GTGAGTGAACGAATAAAGCTGCGGGTTGTATCTCACTTAGCACCTAATTGGTTCTGGTTTTATGAAGCAATTATGGCTTACATTGGTCGGATTGTGGGAGTGGAAACCCAACTGCAAGCCAGTAAATATGACCCCCTAGCAGACCCAATACTATTAACAGAGCAGCTAGACCTAGCATTTATCTGTGGCTTACCTTTAGTTAGATATCATCAAGTGGTGGCAAATCAGTTGCAGCCTATAGTTGCGCCAGTGATGGAAGCACCACGCTATCAAAATCGTCCGGTTTACTTTACGGATGTGATTGTCAATGCAAACAGCTATTTATACAGCTTTGCAGATTTGGCTGATAAAGTCCTGTGTTACAACGACCCTGGCTCTAATAGTGGCTATAATTTACTTCGACATCGGTTAATACAAGGCAAACACCCAAAAAGGTTTTTTGGAAAGACGATACAATCGGGGTTTCATCAGCGTTCAATTCGTTGGGTAATTGAGGGGCTGGCGGATTGTGCAGGTATTGATAGTGTAGTCTTGGAGCAAGAACTACGAGATTGTCCCGATTTATCGCAGCATATACGAGTAGTAGAATCTATCGGCCCATGTCCGATGCCGCCTTTAGTCGCAGCCCAACATTTAGATCAATCATTGATTCAGCAGGTGCAAGCAGCTTTACTCCACCCAGATGCAGAACTTCAAACCGCGATGCAAAAAGTTGGTGTGAAGCGTTTCGCTACTATGGATTGGTCAGATTATCAGGCGATCGCTACAATCTACAATACTGCAATTCAGGCAGGTTATGAGGTAATTGGTTAG
- a CDS encoding L,D-transpeptidase — protein MGAAICLSVIGVGTNTVTASSKNETIKQNIQTLQKSDQRWIQINLSTQRLTAWEGRKSVYAVTISTGKQSTPTRIGSFKIQSKHKSTRMRGRDYDVPNVPYAMFYQGNYGIHGAYWHKKFGTPVSHGCINVAPNHAKWLFNWASLGTPVVIHK, from the coding sequence ATGGGTGCAGCAATATGTTTGAGTGTGATTGGTGTTGGCACAAATACAGTCACGGCCAGTTCCAAAAACGAGACAATCAAACAAAACATCCAAACTCTACAAAAATCTGACCAACGTTGGATTCAAATTAATCTCTCAACCCAAAGATTAACAGCATGGGAAGGGAGAAAATCTGTTTATGCAGTGACTATTTCCACGGGTAAACAATCCACTCCCACAAGGATTGGTAGCTTTAAGATTCAATCTAAGCATAAATCAACCCGAATGCGCGGCAGAGACTATGACGTTCCCAACGTTCCCTATGCAATGTTTTACCAAGGTAACTACGGAATTCATGGAGCCTACTGGCATAAAAAATTTGGCACACCAGTAAGTCACGGTTGCATCAACGTCGCGCCTAACCATGCTAAATGGCTATTCAATTGGGCATCGTTAGGAACACCTGTGGTCATCCACAAGTAA
- a CDS encoding NADPH-dependent FMN reductase: protein MVKIVGIGGSLRHNSYTQLALQVAAKRLEAIGADVEILDLRQLQLPFCNGEKEYPEYPDVQRLRETVSGANGLILATPEYHGGVSGVLKNALDLMSFTELSGKVTGLISVLGGQSNSNALNDLRLIVRWVHGWVIPEQIAIGQAWSAFNPEGKLLDEKLSQRFDEFAQSLVDSTRKLQGIN, encoded by the coding sequence ATGGTCAAGATTGTGGGCATTGGTGGTAGCTTAAGACATAACTCCTATACACAGTTAGCTTTACAAGTGGCAGCAAAAAGGTTAGAAGCCATAGGCGCAGATGTGGAAATTTTAGATTTACGGCAATTACAGCTACCATTTTGCAACGGTGAAAAAGAATATCCAGAATATCCAGATGTGCAGCGCTTACGTGAGACTGTCAGTGGTGCTAACGGATTAATTTTGGCGACACCAGAGTATCATGGTGGCGTGAGTGGCGTGCTGAAAAATGCTCTTGATTTAATGAGTTTTACAGAACTTTCAGGGAAAGTTACAGGACTCATTAGCGTTTTGGGAGGTCAATCTAATAGCAACGCTCTCAATGATTTACGGTTAATTGTCCGCTGGGTGCATGGTTGGGTAATTCCTGAACAAATTGCCATTGGACAAGCATGGAGTGCTTTTAACCCGGAAGGTAAGTTGTTAGATGAAAAACTCTCTCAACGATTTGACGAATTTGCTCAAAGCTTAGTTGATAGTACTCGCAAACTCCAAGGCATCAATTAA
- a CDS encoding bifunctional 4-hydroxy-2-oxoglutarate aldolase/2-dehydro-3-deoxy-phosphogluconate aldolase has product MSNQDWLSNLRKNRAIAVIRASKIELGEQMAMAVASGGMQLIEITWNSDRAAELIAKLRMKLPDCLIGTGTLFNVQQLQDAIAAGSQFLFSPHLDIEMINAAVTKDVPIIPGALTPTEIVNAWHHGASCVKVFPVQALGGVSYIKSLQAPLGHIPLIPTGGVTLENAPEFIQAGAVAVGLSSELFPKKLVAAENWQAIAQHTSNLIQKLA; this is encoded by the coding sequence ATGTCTAATCAAGATTGGTTATCAAATTTGCGAAAAAACAGAGCGATCGCCGTTATCCGTGCCTCAAAAATAGAATTAGGAGAGCAGATGGCAATGGCGGTAGCATCTGGGGGAATGCAGCTAATAGAGATTACCTGGAATAGCGATCGCGCCGCAGAATTGATCGCTAAATTACGCATGAAATTACCTGATTGTCTGATTGGGACAGGTACATTATTCAACGTGCAGCAGTTACAAGATGCGATCGCCGCTGGATCGCAATTTTTATTTTCGCCTCATCTTGACATAGAAATGATTAACGCCGCCGTTACCAAAGATGTGCCGATTATTCCAGGGGCGCTGACTCCCACAGAAATTGTGAATGCTTGGCATCATGGCGCTAGTTGCGTGAAGGTATTTCCAGTGCAAGCCTTGGGAGGAGTCAGTTATATCAAGAGCTTACAAGCGCCGTTGGGGCATATTCCTTTAATTCCGACTGGTGGGGTAACGCTGGAAAATGCCCCAGAATTTATCCAAGCTGGGGCTGTGGCTGTGGGGTTAAGTAGTGAATTATTTCCGAAAAAGTTGGTAGCGGCAGAAAATTGGCAAGCGATCGCTCAACACACTAGTAACCTAATACAGAAATTAGCGTAA
- a CDS encoding L,D-transpeptidase, with protein MQTRSRTVGIRRSGNFCTGVALLLATFLSSALPTADPNSVIATAASLNNNIKISDSRGVSQPRRIEIDLSQQRLRAWDGEKLVYNFPVSTGKRATPTPIGRFHIQSKYRTNRMRGRGYDISDVPYAMYFYEGYAIHGAYWHNRFGTPVSHGCVNLPVKQARKLFNWTKPGTVVVVKR; from the coding sequence ATGCAAACCCGAAGTAGAACTGTTGGAATTCGTCGCTCAGGAAACTTTTGTACAGGTGTCGCGCTGCTGTTAGCAACTTTTTTATCCTCAGCGCTACCAACGGCTGACCCCAATTCTGTGATAGCTACAGCCGCGTCACTCAACAACAACATTAAAATATCTGACAGTCGGGGAGTATCCCAACCTCGCCGGATTGAAATTGATTTATCCCAGCAACGCTTACGAGCTTGGGATGGCGAAAAGCTGGTTTACAACTTCCCTGTATCTACAGGTAAACGCGCTACCCCTACACCCATTGGTAGATTTCATATTCAGTCGAAGTATCGCACTAATAGAATGCGGGGTAGGGGCTACGACATTTCTGATGTTCCTTATGCAATGTATTTTTATGAAGGCTATGCGATTCATGGCGCTTATTGGCATAACCGTTTTGGCACTCCAGTCAGCCACGGTTGTGTGAATTTACCAGTAAAGCAGGCGCGGAAGTTGTTCAACTGGACGAAGCCAGGGACTGTAGTAGTGGTGAAACGGTAA
- a CDS encoding tetratricopeptide repeat protein, with product MLKDAQGLEVTTDSPAAIAAINQFMEQSLSYGKDTEAVILEGVKADPGCAMVYAYTAAYYLTQENAQAWKQARPYLQAAQCHLVGITKRERLYIQAIAAWAMGAIDQAIALHEELAANYPRDLISVQQGQYHYFYLGDKERLLKIAQNVLIANPENHYLYGMVAFGLEQCHQLEQAEAMGRKATTINRYDPWAHHAVAHVMETQGRVDEGIAWMESLADTWENCNSMLYTHNWWHIALYYLERGDMQKVLAIYDTHVWGRATKESPKDQVGAIALLLRLELRGVNVGNRWQDLSTYLLPRIDEHALPFQDLHYIYALARARRFDWVNEMYLSMQKHSQSINPYLRQNWLKVAIPAARGMIAHAKGEYSIAKSELKIVLPLLHRIGGSHTQRVLFEQIYRDAIWHSEKQTQVYAIATAKEKVTTSQQLVAGILNDRQ from the coding sequence ATGCTAAAAGACGCGCAAGGACTTGAAGTAACAACCGATTCACCAGCAGCGATCGCAGCCATCAACCAGTTTATGGAACAATCCCTCAGTTATGGCAAAGATACTGAAGCTGTGATTCTTGAAGGTGTAAAAGCAGATCCAGGCTGTGCAATGGTTTATGCCTATACAGCGGCTTATTATCTGACGCAAGAAAATGCTCAGGCGTGGAAACAAGCGAGACCTTATTTGCAAGCGGCGCAATGCCATTTAGTCGGAATCACAAAACGAGAACGATTGTATATTCAGGCGATCGCCGCTTGGGCGATGGGAGCAATTGATCAGGCGATCGCCCTACACGAAGAATTAGCCGCAAATTATCCGCGTGATTTAATTTCGGTACAACAGGGACAATATCACTACTTCTATTTAGGCGATAAAGAAAGATTACTCAAAATCGCCCAAAACGTTCTAATTGCTAATCCAGAAAATCATTATTTATACGGTATGGTGGCCTTTGGTTTAGAACAATGCCATCAACTAGAACAAGCCGAAGCAATGGGTCGAAAAGCAACCACCATCAATCGCTATGATCCTTGGGCGCATCATGCAGTTGCCCACGTTATGGAAACTCAAGGCAGAGTAGATGAGGGTATCGCTTGGATGGAAAGCCTGGCTGATACCTGGGAAAACTGCAACTCTATGTTGTACACACACAATTGGTGGCATATAGCGCTTTATTACCTAGAGCGAGGTGATATGCAGAAGGTATTAGCTATATACGATACTCATGTGTGGGGTCGGGCAACCAAAGAATCTCCCAAAGATCAGGTAGGAGCGATCGCATTGTTGTTAAGGCTAGAGTTGCGCGGAGTTAATGTCGGTAATCGTTGGCAAGATTTAAGCACTTATTTGTTGCCGCGGATTGATGAACATGCCTTACCCTTTCAAGATTTGCACTATATCTATGCCTTAGCCAGAGCTAGACGATTTGACTGGGTGAATGAGATGTATCTGAGTATGCAAAAACATTCTCAGAGCATTAATCCATACTTGCGTCAGAACTGGTTAAAAGTAGCAATTCCGGCAGCCAGAGGGATGATTGCCCATGCCAAAGGTGAGTATTCCATCGCTAAATCTGAATTAAAAATCGTCTTACCACTACTGCATCGGATCGGTGGTAGTCATACTCAACGAGTCTTATTTGAGCAGATATATCGAGATGCAATTTGGCATAGTGAAAAACAAACTCAGGTTTATGCCATTGCTACTGCAAAAGAAAAGGTAACTACTTCACAACAACTCGTAGCAGGTATCCTCAATGACCGACAATAA
- a CDS encoding HdeD family acid-resistance protein, with product MTENFDPMRIGIRLARNWWTLALRGTLAIIFGLTALFWPGITLTALVFLFAAFALGGGILLAIAGFKDHLGNIHGWLLVIEGAIGVAVGVMAFIWPGITALILLYLIAAWAIITGIFEIITANQLRQDIENEWLLIAAGIASLIFGVLLIIWPIAGALAILWIMAAYAIVFGVLMLLLALRLRKWGEQRRLL from the coding sequence ATGACAGAGAATTTTGATCCGATGAGGATAGGAATCCGGTTAGCAAGAAATTGGTGGACACTCGCATTGCGTGGAACACTCGCTATCATATTTGGCTTAACCGCACTATTTTGGCCGGGAATTACTTTAACAGCTTTGGTATTTCTGTTTGCTGCGTTTGCGCTAGGTGGTGGAATATTATTAGCGATCGCTGGATTTAAAGATCATCTTGGCAATATCCACGGATGGTTGTTGGTAATAGAAGGCGCAATTGGAGTTGCAGTGGGAGTCATGGCATTTATTTGGCCAGGAATCACTGCACTAATTTTGCTTTATTTAATAGCTGCTTGGGCAATTATCACTGGTATATTCGAGATTATTACAGCAAATCAGCTGCGCCAAGACATTGAAAATGAATGGTTGCTCATAGCAGCAGGTATTGCATCCCTAATTTTTGGCGTTCTGCTAATTATTTGGCCTATAGCTGGAGCATTGGCAATTTTGTGGATAATGGCTGCTTATGCGATTGTCTTTGGGGTTTTAATGTTGTTGTTGGCTTTAAGACTACGCAAGTGGGGAGAACAACGCAGACTATTGTAA